From Ovis canadensis isolate MfBH-ARS-UI-01 breed Bighorn chromosome 10, ARS-UI_OviCan_v2, whole genome shotgun sequence, a single genomic window includes:
- the ING1 gene encoding inhibitor of growth protein 1, which translates to MLSPANGEQIHLVNYVEDYLDSIESLPFDLQRNVSLMREIDAKYQEILKELDEYYERFKREADGAQKRRALHCIQRALIRSQELGDEKIQLVSQMVELVENRARQVDSHVELLEAHQEAADATGHSKAGQDKSKNEAIAQAEKPNNKRSRRQRNNENRENAANNHDHDDVTSGTPKEKKAKASKKKKRSKAKAEREASPADLPIDPNEPTYCLCNQVSYGEMIGCDNDECPIEWFHFSCVGLSHKPKGKWYCPKCRGESEKTMDKALEKSKRERAYNR; encoded by the exons ATGTTGAGCCCTGCCAACGGGGAGCAGATCCACCTGGTGAACTACGTGGAGGACTACCTGGACTCCATCGAGTCTCTGCCTTTTGATCTGCAGAGAAACGTCTCTCTGATGCGGGAGATCGACGCGAAATACCAAG AGATCCTGAAGGAACTGGATGAGTACTACGAGAGGTTCAAGCGGGAGGCTGACGGCGCCCAGAAGCGGAGAGCGCTGCACTGCATCCAGCGGGCGCTGATCCGCAGCCAGGAGCTGGGCGACGAGAAGATCCAGCTCGTGAGTCAGATGGTGGAGCTGGTGGAGAACCGGGCCCGGCAGGTGGACAGCCACGTGGAGCTGCTGGAGGCCCACCAGGAGGCCGCTGACGCCACGGGCCACAGCAAAGCCGGCCAGGACAAGTCCAAAAACGAGGCGATCGCCCAGGCGGAGAAGCCCAACAACAAGAGGTCCCGGCGGCAGCGCAACAACGAGAACCGGGAGAACGCGGCGAATAATCACGACCACGATGACGTCACCTCGGGGACGCCCAAGGAGAAGAAGGCCAAGGCCTCCAAGAAGAAGAAGCGCTCCAAGGCCAAAGCGGAGAGGGAGGCGTCCCCCGCGGACCTGCCCATCGACCCGAACGAGCCCACGTACTGTCTGTGCAACCAGGTCTCCTACGGGGAGATGATCGGCTGCGACAACGACGAGTGCCCCATCGAGTGGTTCCACTTCTCCTGCGTGGGGCTGAGCCACAAGCCCAAGGGCAAGTGGTACTGCCCTAAGTGCCGGGGCGAGAGCGAGAAGACCATGGACAAGGCCCTGGAGAAGTCCAAGCGGGAGCGGGCCTACAACAGGTAG